Proteins found in one Mustela lutreola isolate mMusLut2 chromosome 10, mMusLut2.pri, whole genome shotgun sequence genomic segment:
- the LOC131810568 gene encoding filaggrin-2-like, which produces MTDLLRSVVTVIDVFYKYTKQDGECGTLSKDELKELLEKEFRPILKNPDDPDTVDVIMHMLDRDHDRRLDFTEFLLMVFKLAMACNKVLSKEYCKASGSKKHRHGHRHQKEESETEEEEEDTPGQKSGYRHSRWSEGEEHGYGSEVLRGARKHRHGSDSRRLGRQGGLSSSGNQEQFEKRHHWSSSGHSCSSGKERHGSSSEELGERRNKSHVSPSRESEKEYESGSRLKSRRRKGHSGLSHGLDASGHESNSTQSRQSGGQKLGSSSRSLGDNGRQNYVCGSSNSCGCGRPQNVSTSCQEGIFGGQGSQSNCTQSGCQSGSSGGLGHGYISGQCSGYGQYESSSCSQSSSQEEYGSRACGQTQNCGRQQRTGSSQSSCCEQYGSGTSQPATYGQHGPGSCGHFSNSHQKESGSSEFSKCGQHGSGSGQSSGFGQHRSGSGQSSNFGYGSGSCQTSGFGQHESGSGQSSCFGQHGSSSGQASGFSQHRSGSGKSSGYEQYESSSGQSSSFGKQESGSGQSSGLGQHGSSSGQSSGVGKHGSGSEQSSGVKQTSGFGEHRTGSGQSFGSGQHGSGSHQSTSTKHRYGSGQSSSFGYGSSKHQSPASGTGSGHSLEFEQHESRSGQSTYGQHGSSSRKSYSSDSRSSTGKSSTHSQHGSNSRQSSSYDQHELTSGHSSGYEKHDSRLQGKECYETTSGKVSPKSGKTISDTAESQATERAERRQGKTQGQSGDRSTQGHSGHAQATRTESSNTARSDSRSQDQQLEEDRACQETPGDIVGLGMAKPPGKNPVRLQEGDLVSVSTVTLKGILEPHRHTQDPLIATLDLNMESQDPQLEGYRELVTTIQVILGDIVGLGMVKPPGQKPVALQEGYLVSVSPVTLKATQESHRHTQDPLIATQDLNMEGQNPQREGERELVRAKQEIPGDIVGLGMVKPPGQNPVRLQEGDLLSVSPVTLKGTQEPHRHTQDPLIATLDLNIESQDPQLEGDRELVMLSQAIPGDIVGLGMVKPRGQNPVRLQEGDLVSVSPVTLKGSLEPHRHMQDPLIATLDLNLQSQDPQLEGDRELVMPSQEIPEDIVALGMVKPTGQNPVRLQEGDLVSVSPVTLKGTLEPHRHMQDPLIATLDLNMESQDPQLKGDRELVMASQEIPGDIVGLGMVKPPGQNPVRLQEGDLVSTHAGSPRSQTGSQHGESRSTAGGRQATSHGQSGDTRRHSGSGHGQATRTESSKTARSGSSVSESSDNERHAGASQTHAGAPHSHSESQHGGSGSTARGRKGTSHGQSGDTRRHSGSGHGQATRTGSSRTARSGSSVSESSDTERHSGAPQTHAGSPHSHSGSQHRESGSTAGGRQGTSHAQSGDTRGHSGSGHGQATRTESSKTARRGSSVSESSDTERHSGASQTHAGSPHSHSGSQHGESGSTARGRQGTSHGQSRDTRGHSGFGHGQATRTESSKTARRGSSVSESSDTERHSGASQTHAGSPRSQTGSQHGESRSTAGGRQATSHGQSGDTRRHSGSGHGQATRTESSKTESGGSSVSESSDNERHAGASQTHAGAPHSHSGSQHGGSGSTARGRKGTSHGQSGDTRRHGRSGHGQATRTGSSRTARSGSSVSESSDTERHSGAPQTHAGSPHSHSGYQHRESGSTAGGRQGTSHAQSGDTRGHSGSGHGQATRTESSKTARRGSSVSESSDNERHAGASQTHAGAPHSHSESQHGGSGSTARGRKGTSHGQSGDIRRHSGSGHGQATRTGSSRTARSGSSVSESSDTERHSGAPQTHAGSPHSHSGSQHRESGSTAGGRQGTSHAQSGDTRGHSGSGHGQATRTESSKTARRGSSVSESSDTERHSGASQTHAGSPHSHSGSQHGESGSTARGRQGTSHGQSRDTRGHSGFGHGQATRTESSKTARRGSSVSESSDTERHSGASQTHAGSPRSQTGVTQGTSHVQSGDTRGHSGSGHGQATRTESSKTARRGSSVSESSDTERQSGARQTHARSPHSHSGYQHRESGSTARGRQGTSHGQSGDTRRHSGSGHGQATRTESSKTARRGSSVSESSDTERHSGTSQTHAGSPHGHSGSQHEESGSTAGGRQGTSHDQSGDTRRHSGSGHGQATRTESSKTARRGSSVSESSDTERHSGASQTHAGSPHSHSGSQHRESGSTASWRQGTTHGQSGDTWGHSGSGLGQATRTESSRTTRRGSSVSESSDTERHSGAPQTHAGSPHSHSGSQHGVSGSTAGGRQGTSHGQSGDTRGHSGSGNGQATRTESSKTARSGSSVSESSDTERHAGASQTHAGAPHSHSGSQHGESGSTAGGGLGTSHGQSGYTRGHIGTQHGQAIRSKSSRVSHSQSQSSGRHRHGSGQGWKHGSYGSAEYDYGQSGYGPSGGSRTSSRIGIQAAILYPAMDSPYQLTAIQNLVQL; this is translated from the exons ATGACTGACCTCTTGAGAAGTGTTGTCACAGTCATTGATGTTTTCTACAAATACACCAAACAAGATGGGGAATGTGgcacactgagcaaggatgaaCTAAAGGAACTTCTGGAGAAAGAGTTCCGTCCAATTCTGAAG AACCCAGATGATCCAGATACAGTGGATGTTATTATGCACATGCTAGATCGAGATCATGACCGAAGACTGGACTTTACTGAGTTTCTTCTGATGGTATTCAAGCTGGCTATGGCCTGCAACAAGGTTCTCAGCAAAGAATACTGCAAAGCTTCAGGGTCAAAGAAGCATAGGCATGGCCATCGACAccaaaaggaagaaagtgaaacagaagaggaagaagaagatacACCAGGACAGAAATCAGGTTACAGACATTCAAGATGGAGTGAGGGAGAGGAGCATGGTTATGGTTCTGAGGTCTTAAGGGGAGCTAGGAAACATAGACATGGGTCAGACTCCAGGAGGCTGGGAAGGCAAGGTGGTTTATCTAGCTCAGGAAACCAAGAGCAATTTGAGAAAAGACACCATTGGTCTAGCTCTGGTCACTCATGCAGTAGTGGCAAAGAAAGACATGGTTCCAGCTCTGAGGAGctgggagaaagaagaaacaagtcACATGTTAGCCCCTCTAGGGAATCTGAGAAGGAATATGAATCTGGATCTAGATTaaagagcaggagaaggaaaggtCATAGTGGTCTATCACATGGATTGGATGCTAGTGGACATGAATCAAACTCTACTCAGTCAAGACAGAGTGGAGGACAAAAGCTTGGATCTAGTTCTAGAAGCTTAGGAGACAATGGAAGGCAAAACTATGTATGCGGTTCCAGCAACTCATGCGGGTGTGGAAGGCCACAAAATGTTTCTACTTCTTGTCAGGAAGGTATATTTGGAGGGCAAGGAAGTCAATCTAACTGTACCCAGTCAGGATGTCAGTCAGGAAGTAGTGGTGGACTAGGTCATGGATATATTTCAGGTCAGTGCTCTGGATATGGTCAATATGAGTCTAGCTCCTGCAGCCAGTCTTCTAGTCAGGAAGAATATGGATCTAGAGCATGTGGTCAAACACAGAACTGTGGAAGACAACAGAGAACAGGTTCAAGTCAGTCCTCTTGCTGTGAACAGTATGGGTCTGGCACAAGTCAGCCTGCTACCTATGGTCAACATGGACCTGGTTCTTGTGGACACTTTTCAAACTCTCATCAAAAAGAGTCAGGTTCAAGTGAATTTTCTAAATGTGGACAACATGGGTCTGGCTCTGGGCAGTCCTCTGGCTTTGGACAACACAGATCAGGCTCAGGTCAATCCTCTAACTTTGGATATGGCTCTGGTTCATGCCAAACCTCTGGTTTTGGACAACATGAGTCTGGCTCAGGACAGTCCTCTTGTTTTGGCCAACATGGGTCAAGCTCAGGACAGGCCTCTGGCTTTAGCCAGCATAGGTCTGGCTCAGGAAAGTCCTCTGGCTATGAACAATATGAATCCAGCTCAGGTCAGTCCTCTAGCTTTGGAAAACAGGAATCTGGTTCAGGACAGTCCTCTGGTTTGGGTCAGCATGGGTCTAGCTCAGGACAGTCCTCTGGTGTTGGGAAACATGGGTCTGGCTCAGAGCAGTCCTCTGGTGTGAAACAGACCTCTGGCTTTGGAGAACACAGAACTGGCTCAGGACAGTCTTTTGGTTCTGGACAACATGGGTCTGGTTCACATCAATCTACCTCTACAAAACATAGATATGGCTCAGGTCAATCTTCTAGCTTTGGATATGGATCTAGTAAACATCAGTCTCCTGCCTCTGGGACTGGCTCAGGTCATTCTTTGGAATTTGAACAACATGAGTCTAGATCAGGTCAGTCTACCTACGGCCAACATGGTTCCAGCTCAAGGAAATCCTACAGTTCTGACTCTAGGTCATCCACAGGAAAGTCCTCTACACATAGTCAACATGGATCCAACTCAAGGCAGTCATCTAGCTATGATCAACATGAATTGACCTCAGGTCATTCCTCTGGCTATGAGAAGCATGACTCTAGGTTACAGGGAAAAGAATGCTATGAGACTACTTCAGGAAAAGTGTCTCCGAAATCTGGAAAAACAATATCAGATACAGCTGAGAGTCAAGCAACGGAAAGAGCTGAAAGGAGACAGGGAAAAACTCAAGGACAGTCAGGAGACAGGAGTACACAAGGACACTCCGGTCATGCACAAGCCACCAGGACAGAATCCAGTAATACTGCAAGAAGTGATTCTAGG AGTCAGGATCAACAGCTAGAGGAAGACAGGGCCTGTCAGGAGACACCAGGGGACATAGTGGGTCTGGGCATGGCCAAGCCACCAGGAAAGAATCCAGTAAGACTGCAAGAAGGGGATCTAGTGTCAGTGAGTACAGTGACACTGAAAGGCATTCTGGAGCCTCACAGACACACGCAGGATCCCCTCATAGCCACTCTAGATCTCAACATGGAGAGTCAGGATCCACAGCTGGAGGGATACAGGGAACTAGTCACGACCATTCAGGTGATACTAGGGGACATAGTGGGTCTGGGCATGGTCAAACCACCAGGACAGAAACCAGTTGCACTACAAGAAGGGTACCTAGTGTCAGTGAGTCCAGTGACACTGAAAGCAACTCAGGAGTCCCACAGACACACGCAGGATCCCCTCATAGCCACTCAGGATCTCAACATGGAGGGTCAGAATCCACagcgagagggagaaagggaactaGTCAGGGCCAAGCAGGAGATACCAGGAGACATAGTGGGTCTGGGCATGGTCAAACCACCAGGACAGAATCCAGTAAGACTGCAAGAAGGGGATCTATTGTCAGTGAGTCCAGTGACACTGAAAGGCACTCAGGAGCCCCACAGACACACGCAGGATCCCCTCATAGCCACTCTGGATCTCAACATAGAGAGTCAGGATCCACAGCTAGAGGGAGACAGGGAACTAGTCATGCTCAGTCAGGCGATACCAGGGGACATAGTGGGTCTGGGCATGGTCAAGCCAAGAGGACAGAATCCAGTAAGATTGCAAGAAGGGGATCTAGTGTCAGTGAGTCCAGTGACACTGAAAGGCTCTCTAGAGCCTCACAGACACATGCAGGATCCCCTCATAGCCACTCTGGATCTCAACTTGCAGAGTCAGGATCCACAGCTAGAGGGAGACAGGGAACTAGTCATGCCCAGTCAGGAGATACCAGAAGACATAGTGGCTCTGGGCATGGTCAAGCCAACAGGACAGAATCCAGTAAGACTGCAAGAAGGGGATCTAGTGTCAGTGAGTCCAGTGACACTGAAAGGCACTTTGGAGCCTCACAGACATATGCAGGATCCCCTCATAGCCACTCTGGATCTCAACATGGAGAGTCAGGATCCACAGTTAAAGGGAGACAGGGAACTAGTCATGGCCAGTCAGGAGATACCAGGGGACATAGTGGGTTTGGGCATGGTCAAGCCACCAGGACAGAATCCAGTAAGACTGCAAGAAGGGGATCTAGTGTCA ACACATGCAGGATCTCCTCGAAGCCAAACTGGATCTCAACATGGAGAGTCAAGATCCACAGCTGGAGGGAGACAGGCAACTAGTCATGGCCAGTCAGGAGATACCAGGAGACATAGTGGGTCTGGGCATGGTCAAGCCACCAGGACAGAATCCAGTAAGACTGCAAGAAGTGGATCTAGTGTCAGTGAGTCCAGTGACAATGAAAGGCACGCTGGAGCCTCACAGACACATGCAGGAGCCCCTCATAGCCACTCAGAATCTCAACATGGAGGGTCAGGATCCAcagcaagagggagaaagggaactaGTCATGGCCAGTCAGGAGATACCAGGAGACATAGTGGGTCTGGGCATGGTCAAGCCACCAGGACAGGATCCAGTAGGACTGCAAGAAGTGGATCTAGTGTCAGTGAGTCCAGTGACACTGAAAGGCACTCAGGAGCCCCACAGACACACGCAGGATCCCCTCATAGCCACTCTGGATCTCAACATAGAGAGTCGGGATCCACAgctggagggagacagggaacTAGTCATGCTCAGTCAGGCGATACCAGGGGACATAGTGGGTCTGGGCATGGTCAAGCCACCAGGACAGAATCCAGTAAGACTGCAAGAAGGGGATCTAGTGTCAGTGAGTCCAGTGACACTGAAAGGCACTCTGGAGCCTCACAGACACATGCAGGATCCCCTCATAGCCACTCTGGATCTCAACATGGAGAGTCAGGATCCACAgcgagagggagacagggaactAGTCATGGCCAGTCAAGAGATACCAGGGGACATAGTGGGTTTGGGCATGGTCAAGCCACCAGGACAGAATCCAGTAAGACTGCAAGAAGGGGATCTAGTGTCAGTGAGTCCAGTGACACTGAAAGGCACTCTGGAGCCTCACAGACACATGCAGGATCCCCTCGAAGCCAAACTGGATCTCAACATGGAGAGTCAAGATCCACAGCTGGAGGGAGACAGGCAACTAGTCATGGCCAGTCAGGAGATACCAGGAGACATAGTGGGTCTGGGCATGGTCAAGCCACCAGGACAGAATCCAGTAAGACTGAAAGTGGTGGATCTAGTGTCAGTGAGTCCAGTGACAATGAAAGGCACGCTGGAGCCTCACAGACACATGCAGGAGCCCCTCATAGCCACTCAGGATCTCAACATGGAGGGTCAGGATCCAcagcaagagggagaaagggaactaGTCATGGCCAGTCAGGAGATACCAGGAGACATGGTAGGTCTGGGCATGGTCAAGCCACCAGGACAGGATCCAGTAGGACTGCAAGAAGTGGATCTAGTGTCAGTGAGTCCAGTGACACTGAAAGGCACTCAGGAGCCCCACAGACACACGCAGGATCCCCTCATAGCCACTCTGGATATCAACATAGAGAGTCGGGATCCACAgctggagggagacagggaacTAGTCATGCTCAGTCAGGCGATACCAGGGGACATAGTGGGTCTGGGCATGGTCAAGCCACCAGGACAGAATCCAGTAAGACTGCAAGAAGGGGATCTAGTGTCAGTGAGTCCAGTGACAATGAAAGGCACGCTGGAGCCTCACAGACACATGCAGGAGCCCCTCATAGCCACTCAGAATCTCAACATGGAGGGTCAGGATCCAcagcaagagggagaaagggaactaGTCATGGCCAGTCAGGAGATATCAGGAGACATAGTGGGTCTGGGCATGGTCAAGCCACCAGGACAGGATCCAGTAGGACTGCAAGAAGTGGATCTAGTGTCAGTGAGTCCAGTGACACTGAAAGGCACTCAGGAGCCCCACAGACACACGCAGGATCCCCTCATAGCCACTCTGGATCTCAACATAGAGAGTCGGGATCCACAgctggagggagacagggaacTAGTCATGCTCAGTCAGGCGATACCAGGGGACATAGTGGGTCTGGGCATGGTCAAGCCACCAGGACAGAATCCAGTAAGACTGCAAGAAGGGGATCTAGTGTCAGTGAGTCCAGTGACACTGAAAGGCACTCTGGAGCCTCACAGACACATGCAGGATCCCCTCATAGCCACTCTGGATCTCAACATGGAGAGTCAGGATCCACAgcgagagggagacagggaactAGTCATGGCCAGTCAAGAGATACCAGGGGACATAGTGGGTTTGGGCATGGTCAAGCCACCAGGACAGAATCCAGTAAGACTGCAAGAAGGGGATCTAGTGTCAGTGAGTCCAGTGACACTGAAAGGCACTCTGGAGCCTCACAGACCCATGCAGGATCCCCTCGAAGCCAAACTGGAGTGACACAGGGTACTAGTCATGTCCAGTCCGGTGATACGAGGGGACATAGTGGGTCTGGGCATGGTCAAGCCACCAGGACAGAATCCAGTAAGACTGCAAGAAGGGGATCTAGTGTCAGTGAGTCCAGTGACACTGAAAGACAATCTGGAGCCCGACAGACACACGCAAGATCCCCTCATAGCCACTCAGGATATCAACATAGAGAGTCAGGATCCACAGCTAGAGGGAGACAGGGAACTAGTCATGGCCAGTCGGGAGATACCAGGAGACATAGTGGCTCTGGGCATGGTCAAGCCACCAGGACAGAATCCAGTAAGACTGCAAGAAGGGGATCTAGTGTCAGTGAGTCCAGTGACACTGAAAGGCACTCTGGAACCTCACAGACACATGCAGGATCCCCTCATGGCCACTCTGGATCTCAACATGAAGAGTCAGGATCCACAgctggagggagacagggaacTAGTCATGACCAGTCAGGAGATACCAGGAGACATAGTGGGTCTGGGCATGGTCAAGCCACCAGGACAGAATCCAGTAAGACTGCAAGAAGGGGATCTAGTGTCAGTGAGTCCAGTGACACTGAAAGGCACTCTGGAGCCTCACAGACACATGCAGGATCCCCTCATAGCCACTCAGGATCTCAGCATAGAGAGTCAGGATCCACAGCTAGTTGGAGACAGGGCACTACTCATGGCCAGTCAGGAGATACGTGGGGACATAGTGGTTCTGGGCTTGGTCAAGCCACCAGGACAGAATCTAGTAGGACTACCAGAAGGGGATCTAGTGTCAGTGAGTCCAGTGACACTGAAAGGCACTCTGGAGCCCCACAGACACATGCAGGATCCCCTCATAGCCACTCTGGATCTCAACATGGGGTGTCAGGATCTACAgctggagggagacagggaacTAGTCATGGCCAGTCAGGAGATACCAGGGGACATAGTGGTTCTGGGAATGGTCAAGCCACCAGGACAGAATCCAGTAAGACTGCAAGAAGTGGATCTAGTGTCAGTGAGTCCAGTGACACTGAAAGGCATGCTGGAGCCTCACAGACACATGCAGGAGCCCCTCATAGCCACTCTGGATCTCAACATGGAGAGTCAGGATCCACAGCTGGAGGGGGACTGGGAACTAGTCATGGCCAGTCAGGATATACCAGGGGACATATTGGGACTCAACATGGTCAAGCCATCAGGTCAAAATCCAGTAG AGTAAGTCATTCCCAGTCTCAGAGTAGTGGAAGACACCGACATGGATCAGGTCAAGGTTGGAAACATGGAAGTTATGGGAGTGCAGAATATGACTATGGGCAGTCTGGGTATGGACCTTCTGGAGGTAGCAGAACAAGCAGCC GCATAGGCATCCAAGCAGCCATTCTGTACCCAGCCATGGACAGTCCATATCAGCTCACAGCTATTCAGAATCTAGTTCAACTCTAG